The Streptococcus marmotae genome contains the following window.
TGGTGTACCAGTTGAAACTAGGTAAATTAACAGAAATAAATATTAGAGAACTCTGGAAACATGAGCAATATGATTTTTCGGAATGGTTATCTAAAGAAGAAAACATTGAAATGTTAAGTGATGAAGTAGGGCTAACATTGACAGATGTACATAAAGAAGTTTTTGTTGGGTCCTACCGTTGTGATTTAGTTGCCAAAGATGAAACAACAGGGATTAAGGTCATTATTGAAAATCAATTGGAAGCTACCAATCATGACCATCTAGGGAAGCTAATAACATATGCTTCTGGACTAGATGCAAATGTTGTGATTTGGATTGTTCAAGAGGCAAGAGAAGAACATAGAAGTGCGATAGAGTGGTTAAATAATAAGACGACTAAAGAGATTTCATTTTTTCTAATGGAAATTCGTGCATACAAGATTGGGGATTCCTTGCCCGCTCCTAAATTTGTGGTGATAGAAAAACCTAATGATTTCTTAAAAACAGTAAATTCCAGTATAGAGAGTGGAGAACTAAGTAAATCACAGGCTGAAAAATTGAATTTCTGGAATCGTTTTAATGAAGTTGTTCTTTTGAAAAATAAACCTTTTAATATCAGAAAGGCAACAACAAATCATTGGTATGATATTGCTCTTGGTACAAGTGAAGCTCACATCTCTATCACATTAGTAAATAAGAGTAATTCCATAGGGATAGAAATATACATAAATGATAATAAGAAACTTTTTGATCAACTATATGCCTTATCCGAAGAAATTCAGAATAAACTTGGATTTAATATGGATTGGCAAAGATTAGATAGTAAAAAAGCATCTAGAATTATTTACTATATTGAAGGCTTAGATTTTAATCATCATGAAAACTATGATGAACTCATAAATGAAGTTATTGATAAAACAGTTGTTATGAGGAGAGTTTTTAAATATTATTTATAGTAGAGATTACATTCGTACAATATCGTAAATGTAGAACAATCTGTGTACAGTAATCAAAAGGGGAGTGAGACAAAAATCGGTATTTCGCAGAAATCGATTTTGTCAATTTCGCTTTCTTATTTCTAGGCTCGGGTATCAATAGTCACTCCCCTGACTATTGATATGCGTCAAACTGTTAAAGCTATAAAAGAAACGAGGCTGGACACTTTTGTCTCAGCCTCGTTTTTGTATTATGGTATCATGCCTTGTACAAATTTTTCTTTGATTGCCCGTTCATCAAGAACTGCTTGATAGAAGTAAAGGTGGCTAGTACGGTAGTAGGGAATGACATAGAT
Protein-coding sequences here:
- a CDS encoding DUF4268 domain-containing protein — its product is MYQLKLGKLTEINIRELWKHEQYDFSEWLSKEENIEMLSDEVGLTLTDVHKEVFVGSYRCDLVAKDETTGIKVIIENQLEATNHDHLGKLITYASGLDANVVIWIVQEAREEHRSAIEWLNNKTTKEISFFLMEIRAYKIGDSLPAPKFVVIEKPNDFLKTVNSSIESGELSKSQAEKLNFWNRFNEVVLLKNKPFNIRKATTNHWYDIALGTSEAHISITLVNKSNSIGIEIYINDNKKLFDQLYALSEEIQNKLGFNMDWQRLDSKKASRIIYYIEGLDFNHHENYDELINEVIDKTVVMRRVFKYYL